ctggtccAGTCTGCTGCTGGGTCCTAACAGTCTTCCGTTGTTGCTGTCCTTTCCAGACGGAACCAGGCAAAGGAGACGCCTGGTCCAAGTACATGGCCGAGGTGAAAAAGTACAAAGCTCACCAGTGCGGAGACGACGACAAAACCCGACCTCTGGTCAAATAAGACTGCCGAACGGCGCTACCTGGAGCGGCCTACCTCCGGGCCCGCGGGCCCACAGCCAGGCCACGCCCCCGCAGACCAGGGGGTGGGGCTAATCACACCACCCACTTTGTGATTTGGGTTAGGAGCAGCGTAactcctccccaccccccctctcttttcttttcttgtccagctatgtttttgtttgtaggTTTGCAGTTTTAGCATGTATGCAGTTATGTTTGGTGATTCAGACGCTTTTTAAAAGTGTAATTTTGAGCATTGTAACTACTGACATTAGTAAGATACTTTGTGGTATTTGTAGTATCTGAACTGATGTCACGCCTTGTTGATATTTTGTACacttttggggggtggggggtttagGGGTACTTCATGTCACCTGGATTTAAggctttaaaaaataattaaaagttaCATACTGAACAGAGTGCTTTTACTCCCAGTGAGAAGGACCCACTACAACAGCGGTGTTGATCAACATACCAGAGTTGGTGTGTGTACGAACATTTGGTTGGAAGTTGGGGGTATCAGAGCCCTGGGGCCTGTACTGCTCTCGTGTACACACCTTCACAGGAAGCAGAATATCGTAATACAGCACCCACCTCTACGTAACAGCTTGGCATTGTGGGAACTGCTGGTGCACGCCTGAGATTAACCCCTCCTCCTGTGATTAACCTCACAGGCTTGCCATGCTTTatcccagtggttcccaaagtggggggcgcggagcttggaagtaaaacgtgtcaatggggggggggggggggggggggggggcgcgcaaaaatattctcattactaaaggggggcacggccgaaaaggtttgggaaccactgctttatCCAATAATCATGTCATCTGGTGACTGAAAACACAGGCTCATACAGGATGTGGGGAGAAAAAACCCATCTTTGAGATTACCCGATATTGCTCATGTGAGTAAAGCAATAACAGAAGTATGGATTAGAAGGGTCATAATTCTATAAAACGACAGCGAGACTTATTTTCAACCTTTTCCACTGAAGTCCTCATCCATGGCATCTTCAGCTGACTCCACTGCTGGGAGGGACGGACAGGTTGGTGTTGAACCGAGCTTTAAACAGCACGTTCACCTCCCTTACGGACAGACAGTGCCTTAagaacgcgcgcacacacacacacaccattctatCTGAGGGGTGTATTCCTGCCAGGCCTTTGTTAGGACAAACACAGTTTTGTTTTCACTTTATTTAGCCAATGTCAAGTTCAGCTTAAGTAATACAAATGTCCAAAATTCAAGTACAATACAAATTCTGCCACCAGGCCCCCATTTTGATATGGatataaaatattaatttttgTTCAATGGAGGCTTTATAATTCCACCAGGAAGAGCACCAGCAAGACTCTGACCTACacctgagagagggagggggacacGATCACTCGCCAccgcatacacacatttacatttcacCAAGTGGTTCAAAAATCAACAGTCACTCAGCTGAAATtgtgcatgtatacacacaaccacacacacagttttcccTCCCCGTCCACAGTGATTAAGGTCCGTCTGTGTAAACATTAgccaaaaataaagaaaagaaaatcatTAATTCTAATGATATTAAATGGTATTGAACATTAATATTAAATTGCTTTTAAAAAATCCTTATTGGGTAAGCCAGCAGTCCATGCATATGTGGGTGGGGCCCGGTGGTTATGGCCAGTTTGGGAGGGGTTCAGCGTCAGTGGAGAGTCAGAAGGTCTGAGCGTTCCTCTAGAGTCCTGCAGAACCTGGATGAGGTCATAACGACTTCCTTTTCACGTCCCCGCCCTGGCTTTGACCCACATCTGCAACAGGAAGTCAGGATCAATTCAACAGGCACGTGGTGAGTGTACATGAGAGGAGAggcggggtgggggcggggctggagggaggggggaggagtccACACAGAACATCCACAACAGACCCCAACACAAGGAGCAGCAGTGAGGACAGACATGCAACTACCACCAGACAAACATGGAAGATGAGCAccggggagggggtgtgtggaggggggagggggcggagcaagGGAGCGACGGAGGGGCGGGGCCACCGTTTACCTGAGAAAGCGAGTTGCAagtgaggaggcagagcagCCTGAGCACCTGACATGAGACCCTTTAAAAGATCTGAGGAAGGATGGACAAacacggagggagagagggagggaagagagagggagggagagaggggaaacaGGAACAAGTAGAAATTGGAGAAGCAGGGGGAGAGAAGGATGTTAGAACAAaaggagtgaggaagaggaggagcagaggTGGCCAGGCCAACAGGAGGAAGGATGAAGAGATTTCAGCAGGATGAAAGAAAAGCAGGAAAGATGAACAGAAAGGAAAAGGGATGAGACAAAAATGAGTAAAATGTTGCATGGCGAGAAAATACAAAACAGACCAACAACAGGTGAGAAACACCACGGGAATCGACACTGGCACAGGAGACAGGCTGAGGACAACACATAGCGTCCTGTCCGGCACACACAGCGTCCTGTCCGGCAGGTCGATATGGGTCACAGCAGCGTCAGTGACCTCTGATCTCAGAGAAGCTCTCCGGACTGGTCGGGTTAGTGCTTGTAGATCAACACGTCCATGAACGCACACCCCGTTCAGTAGGGGTGCACAATATGGATTAGAATTGcaatgtgcgataacattgttggatatcccgatatcgatgtgaaccacgataaattaagattaaaatacagaaatgtagtgtctctctgaacagcagcacgttaatttgttttgttttttactgtgtaatgaatccagaataattccaaatattttgcaggtttattcaacaatagattcaatctaggtatatactttcacgagtgaccatagcgcgcgactccgcacacctcgcgtgaacctccgcgaacggcggaagcgtttaatcttgctgcgtcacattctttgcagtgttgtccgaaacgatatgtaggcctagtagtataaaaaacacccctcaaatacaggggaatgaacatttacctgaccaattatAATGtggctttgtgtttcaggtttgaaaagtgctgaaatttaggctaaagtacttgaaaatgtttgaaattgtaactacttcgtttctaCAActacaaatatctgtctgaacagttctcttgtattacgttaacaaatacgagcctcttgtaattccaggacgaaacatgagaacgtgaagacgttaagattggggaaaataaacaaccattaaataatgtgaataaaaaaagtgaattatttcaaataatttagagtatatggataaatatttaactcaattaagtttaacgtgctgggaattattgaaatggaccttgaaagtgacatacaagtgctttaataccaccttataaaggtgtatgaaccctgcaaacatgactctcatagcgctgagacgcggcgcgcgcgaacttacaaaattcgagaagtgcacgacctcgtgaatcaacagcgcgcgaggccatcgggcacgggcgaagccaccgcgattacgtaattttcgcctcgcggaccctcacgccgcgtcaagtgtaaaccaggcttaaaccaaatcgcgtgtctgatgagcgtgttcatctcactctgcctcttgcctacttacgtcacgtgatcatagtctgcagcgcgaatagctccctctattgctggacgaggataatgcaatttgagtttgccgttattcaaggagttatcgtggctctttcgatgtgtttatcgtgaaacttcacattgcgataacgataaaaatacgattaatcgtgcagccctaccgTTCAGTTAAAGAAATAAACCCTACATAAACAAATCTAAAAGAGGAACAAGCTTAAATAATGTATTTATTCTGGTGTCTGTGTACGTGAATGACGGGGCAGGACAGTAATGCTACTAAGCACATCATCAGAGCAGTCACTCAGCGGTCGGGACAATCGAGAGGGACGACAGCGGACAAACTCCTCAggacaacatgaagacacagggggagacggagagagggggagactcACTGGGGGGTAGAGTGTATCCTGAGGTGGTGGGGTTGGCTGTGCCGGCCCCCGCAGCGGTGACGGTCGAGGAGGGGAGGTTGAGCAGCCCGGGGAActggaaggggagagagacggGCACCAGGCCCCCCAGCATCCCGAAACCCAGCGGCAGGCTGGGGGCTCCAGAGCCCAGCAGGGTCCCGCCGGAGGATGACACCTGAACGGGAAGAGCACAGCGCCGCCGTGTGAGAGGGTGCACTCAAGACATACCCACACCGGCAGGCAAGAGGCGCAAACACAGTGAAACTCCAGTAACCCGGAGGGATTCTTCCAGAGGGTTAAGTTCGTTAACCTCCAACAGAACATGTTGGAACATAATCAGAAACACTTCAGTAACACTGAAGTACATGTGTGAGTATTATGACTACAGTAACACTGAAGTATACGTGTGAGTATTATGACTACAGCAACACTGAAGTATACGTGTGAGTATTATGACTACAGCAACACTGAAGTATACGTGTGAGTATTATGACTACAGCAACACTGAAGTATACGTGTGAGGATTATGACTACAGTAACACTACGTGTGAGGATTATGACTACAGTAACACTGAAGGGTAACACTACATTAAGTGTTGATTAACTAGCGTGAAGTAAtccattagttaacatgaacagcacatgaagtaacacattaacaataattaactaacgttaagtaaacatgtaacagttgcagctcctgttttggctctttgttgctcgcACCTTTTTAGAGCCTTAGTGTTTTAATTTGGAGCAAAAGGGACTAAGGAGCTAAAACAGTATAGACACACTTCAGTTCCTATGCTGATAGATTCTGGATATTTACAACTTACCCATTACTTATAGAGGTGTGACgagacactcagctcacgagacgagacacaATATTGGGTTCATGAgaacgagacgagattttaagaacgctaaaattacaaattatatgactggacaacagacttttatttaactgagttacacatgcattttgaaatgttttattataacttttaacatgcattatgtaagcatgaacttttaataaacttcttcctctacaaattgaaattaaaataaaatttcataaaagttaaaataaagattaaatatttctccttttttaaaGCGCAAATaatattacagtgagtccccgcttaatgaCTGTTATCATACTGTGATCATAAATACAGtacagaaaaaaactaacaatgttctcgtgcgtacagcgtgagaaagagcgatcgcgttgacgagatgggctgcggtggaggctgcactgcctcagcttatcgtacacaacacaacactccactacactccacaacactccacagtgctgccactgctcctctgcGCACAGCgcgaaataaaataaaaaatcggTCGTAACTCTGacccgtcgttaaccagacctgtCATTAagaggggactcactgtattatgtgcaaaacaaaaagttcttctctgtcaatacagagtgcaaatagtgcaaacagagcctgaccaagtatgtcactgaatttgctgcaactacactgccatgttcatttttaagaatattaacatccccacactgctccctaTATCCTttactgtctcaacttgccaaagcgccgttctgtccctgctacctctgttcaagtgagatatgttgatttgagtactgagctgtggtgcagctgtaaatgtctctgcatcctgctcgtattagtcgcggtgtacagcattattttcatacaatgtttgcatatgtagcgtcttatcagtcactctcttgccatttatcattttcgccgggtacccaaaatgctgccaaacaaacgatgtGAAAGTGgtgggggcatcttcaatagtaatacctgtattttcccacgtcattctggctgcttggTGGATCACAAATCTCGCGAGACAGAGTTATGTCTCacgagatctcgtcacacccctaattACTTATGTAGGTAAATCAGTACAACGTAATTTATTCCTTTAAGGTCGCACTAAAAAAGGTGCGAGCAccaaagagccaaaacaggagctGCAACTCTTACGTGTTTaattaacgttagttaattattgttaatgtgttacttcatgtgttgttcatgttaactaatggaTTACTTCACGCTAGTTAGtcaacacttaatgtaaagtgttacccacCAAAGTATACATGTGAGGATTATGACTACAGTAACACTGACCACTTCAGCTATAAAACCCAGAAGGTCAAACATGGCTCATGGCACTATTCACATTATTACAGTGTGGTGTCCTTCATTTCTCACAAAGGGTGCAATTTCTCATCTTCCAACTACCGGTAATCTAAAAATAAccattgtcacacacacacacacacacacacttacctgtGCAAGTTGAGCAGCCGAGGAAACAGACACCATTGGCTTAGACCCCTGATTAGCCCCGCCCGCTGACCTCTGCCGCTGCCCGTGATCGGCCGAGCTGGCAGCGGGCGACGCACTGGATTGCTGAGGCTTGGGAGCACTGGTAGCACTGGGAGCACCGGCCAGGCCGCCGCTGTTCACCTGAGAGGAAGTCTTCTGCTGCCCCGCGGGGGCGCTGTAGCCGCCCCCCACGCCTGAGAACCCCGAGTGGAAGCCAGGGCTTTTCGAGGAGTACTGGTGCGCGCGGGGTAAGGCAGGCGGCCTGAGGGAGGGGGGCGTGGTCGAGCTGGGGGGCGGAGTGCTGGAGGGCGTGGCAACGCGGGGGGTGAGCTTGAGGATGGGCGAGCTGGAGCTGTGGGGGGACTTGGTGAGCGTGGCCTGCATCGGCGTGATGAAGCTGGACTGCTGATGCGGTTTGGCCTGCGAGGGCGAGGGGCGGGGCGAGGGGCGGGGCAAGTCGTGAGGGGCGTTCTTCGGCTGAGGGGCGTGGACAGCCTGAGGCAATTTGGCATTGAGGAGTGCGGCGGAGGCAGAAGAGGAGGCGGCAGAGGTTGGGAGCGTGTGTGGGCGGGACTGAGGTGATGAGGTCATGTTATTGCTGGGCTTGTGGAGGGTAGGGGGCGTGGCCATGGGCGATTTGCCAACCAGAGAGCCGAAGCTCTTGTGAGGGGGTAGGAGGGGCGAGGCCGTGGGCGGCGGCCTGGGTTTGGGCGGAGAGGGAATACCGGGCATGGACTGCTTGCTACCGCCGGCAACGGCAAGACGCTGGGCACTGATTGGCGAGTGTCTCTGCACCTGGGACAAGCCGGCGGCTCCGCCCTTCACCCCGCCCAGCCCCTCGCTCCGGACAGACGGAGAGGCGGAGGGAGGGCGAGAGATGGAGGGAACAGCGGAGGAGGAGACGAAGAGAGCGCCACCGGTGGGCGTCGACACGACGGCGTCTGCACCATTCTTCTTAGAGAGCAacgagggggtgtggtgtgaggtggggagaggggcggggccagccgCTTTTGGGGTCTCCGGGGAGGAGGGGCCGTCCGACTGGATCAGCCCCTTGGCGGCACTACTGAGCAGGGCCAGCGCCTGTGAAATGGAGTCCAGGGACTGAGTGCCGCCCAGGTCCTCGTCCAGAGAGTCCGACAGGCAGATGGGCTCGGAGGGGGAGGCGGGGCgcaggggcggggcctgggTGGGGGCCACACCCGTCTCCATGGATACGTTGGGCTGCTGGACCCAGCCTCCATCCTGAGGCTGGCGAGACAAGAGACAGGGAGACGTGGGTAAATGACACTCGTTCAATACCAGCGCTGCAGACACATTCACTGATCTCGGTCTGATCTCGAACGGTCACCAGTGGCTCTAGAAAACCAGGCAAAGATTGCAGGAGCTTCACATGGTTGTGTGTTTCTCAAACGCGTCTCTTGCTGTTCTCGGAGACAGATGGTCTCTCTGCTCCTGAGAAACTGAATCATCTTCAGTTGTGGACGCCAAACACACGAGTCCCGTGTAGCTGCTCCCCACATCTGGTACCTTATCTGTGTTTATTACACCGCTCCATGGAGTACTCTACTCTGATTGGTTCCCGTACCAGGGACCTGGTCACCCTGTTCTGTGATAAAAGACTTGAAGGACATGTGGGGACTGAGAGAAGACCATTCAAGGCCTCATTTAAACGCGTGTGACTTACTTTTGGTTTGGCTTTCGGAGTGGGGACCATCCTCTTCTTCACTCTGGAAACAGCAGGAAGACAAGGACGCCACAAACACAGTCAAAACACGTTGGTGAACAGGCTGAGTGATTCAAACACTGGGCGCACGTGACTGGGCGCACGTGACCGGGCGCACGTGACCGGGGGGGGGTTAAGAGGAACTCACGTGCTTCCTGTTAGGTGAGCGTGCGCCATTCGGCTCTCCTTGATCAGCATCCTGGAAGAGAGAACGTGATAGGAAGTGAGGTCACATCTCCACAGGAGCCGGGCTATGCAGCTGACTTAACCGCGGCACCAAGGGGAGCGTGAAGGCCCAGGACCGGCCCGCTGGGGGAGCTCCACACGGGTCCTTCACACGGAGCCGCACCACACCACTAACCTGGCCTGCATCCACCCTTTAGGCCAGAGAGGTTTGACCTCTGTCTCCATAAAGGCCTTGAGGTAGTCTTCAGGAGAGGGGGAGTTCTGACCCTCCGCCTCATAACAGCTGAGCTTCACACGCACGAGGTTACACAGCAGAGccctgccaacacacacacacacacacacacacacacacacacacacgagcgtgAGGGTTGTGGTACGTCAGCATGTCTTGTTCTAGTGTGCCGAGGGTGTTGCCGACGGCACAACTCACCTGAGTTTATCGTCCCACACAAACTTCTTGCGGGGTCCCATCACCCGTTTGCCTGGTttctcctcgtcttcctcctccgagCCGTTCTTCTCAACCTCCTCCGACTGCAGCctggaggaacacacacacacacacacacacttttgtacCCCTACCAACAGGGTTCAACCCAGGCGCGAGGCCGGAGCCGACAGTAAAGGGGGCGGGGCgtgagggagggggcggagcccttACTTGGCCACCTTGGCCATGCAGTCCATGTTGTAGCGGGCGATCTGCTCGGGCATGGCGCTGCACACCGCCAGCTTCAGCCTGAGCAGCGGCTGCTTCACGCGGTCGTCCTGCACGTTCAGGCTCAGCTTCTTCACGCGCTTCAGCAGCGCCTCCTTGTTGCAGGGCACGAAGGCCTCCAGGTGGGAGTAGACGGCCGCGCGCACCTCCGATGTCTGCTCCTGCACCTGCAGCTCGAtgctggggggggggaataACACCGAACGTGAACGACAACTTCTCGCCGATTATGAAAGTGTGTATTATGCATAAAGCTGGTGGTTTTTTGAATGCGGTGTGGTGTTTCTCTACACTCGATGTTCTAGTGGGTGTGGCGGTGGGTGTGCGGGAGTGTTGGGGATAGGAGGGGTGTTTggcgggtgtgtggaggggtggagaagggCGGGTGTGGGTGagtcagagagacagatggCACGGTGCGCATACAGAGCAGCGCTGGTGAACACGGCTCccatcacacaccactcactTGCCCTTCTCATTATCGCAGCACACCTGAGAAGATCTGTGTATACTGAATTCACAGGTTTCAGGAAggggtttaggtgtgtgtgtggggtgtgaagGTGAACAAAGAGacagtcacacactcactccagaAGGATGTTGTTCATGTCCAGAGTAAAGAACTTCTTCCTCCCCTCCACATCAAACTGTCGTGatgcctgaacacacacaaagcatgaaGCTACATGTCAAGACAC
This Brachyhypopomus gauderio isolate BG-103 chromosome 6, BGAUD_0.2, whole genome shotgun sequence DNA region includes the following protein-coding sequences:
- the ubn2b gene encoding ubinuclein-2b isoform X2, encoding MADPRKVPFVTLASFGTAQPSQAKKRPREEEEEEEGEAGQHHGRDGGAGAGAGLAGAGMFGTVKAPGEGGAAEAGPTVRLTLSLSEPNEQGSTEFSYSELVQATQQPRKAPQGLTPALDPSDPFADEDRERREVEALAKKFESKYGNTGKRKKKDRMQDLIDIGYGYDETDPFIDNSEAYDELVPASLTTKLGGFYINTGTLQFRPASESENEDGTKDGNHFKKMKDVEERVAKKRKKKQDGTLEEKKPKKNRVPKQGVSSLNRPEKKKRKKLMKDSLSLAAMIRRFTREKEEMRKKNPAPAAPPKLQRAPPNSHSVAPGNDLSMADLTNDPAMMTLLGSTNESEMFQDLMGDLDFSLLDPQEPSSPGQGENGTAAAQRAGTAGRLQRSGLLPPPPLPGGLPGPLAKRIEDLRAASRQFDVEGRKKFFTLDMNNILLDIELQVQEQTSEVRAAVYSHLEAFVPCNKEALLKRVKKLSLNVQDDRVKQPLLRLKLAVCSAMPEQIARYNMDCMAKVAKLQSEEVEKNGSEEEDEEKPGKRVMGPRKKFVWDDKLRALLCNLVRVKLSCYEAEGQNSPSPEDYLKAFMETEVKPLWPKGWMQARMLIKESRMAHAHLTGSTVKKRMVPTPKAKPKPQDGGWVQQPNVSMETGVAPTQAPPLRPASPSEPICLSDSLDEDLGGTQSLDSISQALALLSSAAKGLIQSDGPSSPETPKAAGPAPLPTSHHTPSLLSKKNGADAVVSTPTGGALFVSSSAVPSISRPPSASPSVRSEGLGGVKGGAAGLSQVQRHSPISAQRLAVAGGSKQSMPGIPSPPKPRPPPTASPLLPPHKSFGSLVGKSPMATPPTLHKPSNNMTSSPQSRPHTLPTSAASSSASAALLNAKLPQAVHAPQPKNAPHDLPRPSPRPSPSQAKPHQQSSFITPMQATLTKSPHSSSSPILKLTPRVATPSSTPPPSSTTPPSLRPPALPRAHQYSSKSPGFHSGFSGVGGGYSAPAGQQKTSSQVNSGGLAGAPSATSAPKPQQSSASPAASSADHGQRQRSAGGANQGSKPMVSVSSAAQLAQVSSSGGTLLGSGAPSLPLGFGMLGGLVPVSLPFQFPGLLNLPSSTVTAAGAGTANPTTSGYTLPPNVGQSQGGDVKRKSL
- the ubn2b gene encoding ubinuclein-2b isoform X1, whose translation is MADPRKVPFVTLASFGTAQPSQAKKRPREEEEEEEGEAGQHHGRDGGAGAGAGLAGAGMFGTVKAPGEGGAAEAGPTVRLTLSLSEPNEQGSTEFSYSELVQATQQPRKAPQGLTPALDPSDPFADEDRERREVEALAKKFESKYGNTGKRKKKDRMQDLIDIGYGYDETDPFIDNSEAYDELVPASLTTKLGGFYINTGTLQFRPASESENEDGTKDGNHFKKMKDVEERVAKKRKKKQDGTLEEKKPKKNRVPKQGVSSLNRPEKKKRKKLMKDSLSLAAMIRRFTREKEEMRKKNPAPAAPPKLQRAPPNSHSVAPGNDLSMADLTNDPAMMTLLGSTNESEMFQDLMGDLDFSLLDPQEPSSPGQGENGTAAAQRAGTAGRLQRSGLLPPPPLPGGLPGPLAKRIEDLRAASRQFDVEGRKKFFTLDMNNILLDIELQVQEQTSEVRAAVYSHLEAFVPCNKEALLKRVKKLSLNVQDDRVKQPLLRLKLAVCSAMPEQIARYNMDCMAKVAKLQSEEVEKNGSEEEDEEKPGKRVMGPRKKFVWDDKLRALLCNLVRVKLSCYEAEGQNSPSPEDYLKAFMETEVKPLWPKGWMQARMLIKESRMAHAHLTGSTVKKRMVPTPKAKPKPQDGGWVQQPNVSMETGVAPTQAPPLRPASPSEPICLSDSLDEDLGGTQSLDSISQALALLSSAAKGLIQSDGPSSPETPKAAGPAPLPTSHHTPSLLSKKNGADAVVSTPTGGALFVSSSAVPSISRPPSASPSVRSEGLGGVKGGAAGLSQVQRHSPISAQRLAVAGGSKQSMPGIPSPPKPRPPPTASPLLPPHKSFGSLVGKSPMATPPTLHKPSNNMTSSPQSRPHTLPTSAASSSASAALLNAKLPQAVHAPQPKNAPHDLPRPSPRPSPSQAKPHQQSSFITPMQATLTKSPHSSSSPILKLTPRVATPSSTPPPSSTTPPSLRPPALPRAHQYSSKSPGFHSGFSGVGGGYSAPAGQQKTSSQVNSGGLAGAPSATSAPKPQQSSASPAASSADHGQRQRSAGGANQGSKPMVSVSSAAQLAQVSSSGGTLLGSGAPSLPLGFGMLGGLVPVSLPFQFPGLLNLPSSTVTAAGAGTANPTTSGYTLPPNLLKGLMSGAQAALPPHLQLAFSDVGQSQGGDVKRKSL